Proteins encoded within one genomic window of Chlorobaculum sp. MV4-Y:
- a CDS encoding methylmalonyl-CoA mutase family protein → MNETESLFSGFPAVDYEQWKSKVIEELKGADYSKIVWKTPDGFTMEPWHNRQTAAPAPEVPFRRSTNRWRICQQISASKILDDPALLDEAVAGGANAIELRFDEVPESGEVARLLEALRTIDLARVALYFSGAIGDPAELLDSLSALPGFASNSGTLLFDALANPDADLPLTTAELKRSGFRTIAIDTVRFHESGATITQELAIALAGVSDCLSRLTDAGVDAAEAAAAIEIVFANGTSHFPELAKLRAIRAMWPQLLSAYGVPANAMSEPRLFVRSSIRSISTLDPYTNILRLSTEALAAILGGCDTLQLAPFDPAGSVSMEFAERITRNIQFLLREESNLGHVIDPAAGSYYIETLTATLCRESWKLFQQIEADGGLRAAEASGSVTAMIAPAADVRRKAINTRRRTLVGINRYTVPPSPEVVAALQKSDATSDLFEQLRMRMIAHTAAGGTTPRAALWLHGEPSKSQRVAAFAEDFLRAGGFEMLPAVTLNPETCNCRALLRDEPDIVVLCWSGQSDLASVSKVCETIQELRKETVIVMAAKPPENAETLLKAGLDRFIYTGCDAFANLLSLQHKTGVL, encoded by the coding sequence ATGAACGAAACTGAATCGCTGTTTTCGGGATTTCCCGCCGTCGATTACGAACAGTGGAAATCGAAAGTGATCGAAGAGCTGAAAGGCGCGGACTATTCGAAGATCGTCTGGAAGACTCCCGATGGCTTCACGATGGAGCCGTGGCACAACCGCCAGACCGCCGCGCCCGCGCCCGAGGTGCCGTTCCGGCGCTCGACGAACCGCTGGCGAATCTGCCAGCAGATTTCGGCCAGCAAGATCCTGGACGATCCGGCACTGCTCGACGAAGCCGTAGCGGGAGGCGCAAACGCCATCGAGCTGCGCTTCGATGAGGTGCCGGAGAGCGGCGAAGTAGCGCGGCTGCTCGAAGCGCTCCGGACAATCGATCTGGCGCGGGTGGCGCTCTATTTTTCGGGAGCCATCGGCGATCCGGCGGAGCTGCTCGACTCGCTCTCGGCGCTGCCCGGCTTCGCCTCGAACTCCGGCACCTTACTCTTCGACGCGCTCGCGAATCCGGATGCCGACCTTCCGCTGACGACAGCGGAGCTGAAACGCTCCGGATTCCGCACGATTGCCATCGATACGGTGCGCTTCCACGAATCCGGCGCAACCATCACACAGGAGTTGGCCATCGCGCTGGCAGGCGTGAGCGATTGCCTGAGCCGTCTCACCGACGCAGGGGTCGATGCCGCCGAAGCTGCGGCAGCTATCGAGATCGTCTTCGCCAACGGAACCAGCCACTTCCCCGAACTCGCAAAACTACGGGCAATTCGCGCGATGTGGCCGCAACTCCTTTCTGCATATGGAGTTCCGGCGAATGCGATGTCTGAGCCGCGCCTGTTCGTGCGCTCCTCGATCCGCTCGATCTCGACGCTCGATCCCTACACCAACATCCTGCGCCTCTCGACTGAAGCGCTCGCGGCGATTCTCGGCGGATGCGACACGCTGCAACTCGCACCGTTCGACCCTGCCGGTTCGGTCAGCATGGAGTTTGCGGAGCGGATTACTCGCAACATCCAGTTCCTGCTCCGCGAGGAGTCGAACCTCGGCCACGTCATCGATCCCGCCGCCGGTTCGTACTACATCGAAACCCTGACCGCCACGCTCTGCCGCGAAAGCTGGAAGCTTTTCCAACAGATCGAAGCCGATGGCGGCCTCCGCGCTGCCGAGGCGAGCGGAAGCGTCACGGCGATGATCGCCCCGGCGGCAGACGTGCGGCGCAAGGCGATCAACACCCGCCGCCGGACGCTGGTTGGCATCAACCGCTACACCGTGCCGCCATCGCCCGAAGTGGTAGCGGCGCTGCAAAAAAGCGATGCGACCTCCGATTTGTTCGAGCAACTGCGGATGCGCATGATTGCGCACACCGCCGCCGGAGGTACGACGCCTCGCGCTGCGTTGTGGCTTCACGGCGAGCCGTCGAAAAGCCAGCGCGTGGCTGCGTTTGCCGAGGATTTCCTGCGTGCCGGAGGATTCGAGATGCTGCCAGCCGTGACGCTCAATCCCGAAACCTGCAACTGCCGCGCACTACTCCGGGATGAACCTGACATCGTCGTTCTCTGCTGGAGCGGCCAGAGCGATCTCGCGAGCGTCTCGAAAGTCTGCGAAACGATTCAGGAGCTGCGCAAGGAGACGGTTATCGTCATGGCGGCCAAGCCACCCGAAAACGCAGAAACGCTGCTCAAAGCGGGACTCGACCGGTTCATCTATACCGGATGCGACGCTTTCGCCAACCTGCTTTCGCTGCAACACAAAACCGGAGTGCTATGA